From Elaeis guineensis isolate ETL-2024a chromosome 16, EG11, whole genome shotgun sequence, a single genomic window includes:
- the LOC140850762 gene encoding endochitinase-like has product MKLWFLAILSLASILGSLAQQCGSQAGGKTCPNGLCCSQFGSCGSTSAYCGNGCQSQCSGGGGSTPSPTPSGGSGVASLISSSLFDQMLKHRNDADCPAKGFYTYNAFIYAANSFSGFGTTGDDTTRKREIAAFLAQTSHETTGGWATAPDGPYAWGYCFKQEQGNPPDYCVQSSQWPCAPGKKYYGRGPIQISYNYNYGPAGEAIGLDLLNKPDLVATDPVVSFQTALWFWMTPQSPKPSCHDVITGRWTPSAADRAAGRVPGYGVITNIINGGIECGKGRDSSVADRIGFYKRYCDILGVSHGDNLDCESKPNLSLFIYVSVVS; this is encoded by the exons ATGAAGCTCTGGTTCTTGGCAATACTTAGCTTGGCCTCCATACTTGGCAGCCTCGCACAGCAGTGCGGTAGCCAAGCCGGGGGAAAGACATGCCCCAATGGGTTATGCTGCAGCCAATTTGGCTCCTGTGGTTCCACCTCGGCTTACTGCGGCAATGGCTGCCAGAGCCAGTGCAGCGGCGGTGGTGGTTCAACTCCCAGCCCAACACCTAGTGGTGGCTCGGGGGTCGCCTCTCTCATCAGCTCATCACTGTTCGACCAAATGCTCAAGCACCGCAACGACGCGGACTGCCCGGCTAAAGGATTCTACACCTACAACGCTTTCATTTATGCGGCGAATTCCTTCAGTGGCTTTGGGACAACTGGGGACGATACCACTCGCAAGAGGGAGATCGCTGCTTTCTTGGCACAGACGTCCCATGAAACAACTG GTGGGTGGGCGACTGCACCTGATGGCCCTTATGCCTGGGGCTACTGTTTTAAACAGGAGCAAGGCAATCCCCCGGATTATTGCGTCCAAAGTTCACAGTGGCCTTGTGCTCCAGGAAAGAAGTACTACGGCCGAGGACCGATACAAATCTCCTA CAACTACAACTATGGACCAGCTGGTGAAGCCATCGGCCTAGATCTGCTCAACAAACCGGACTTGGTCGCCACCGACCCTGTCGTCTCCTTCCAAACGGCGTTATGGTTCTGGATGACCCCACAATCCCCAAAACCTTCATGTCATGATGTCATCACCGGGCGGTGGACGCCATCGGCTGCCGATCGAGCGGCGGGACGTGTTCCGGGATACGGTGTCATCACCAACATCATCAACGGTGGGATCGAGTGTGGCAAGGGGCGGGACAGTAGCGTGGCAGACCGGATTGGGTTCTACAAGAGATACTGTGACATTCTGGGAGTGAGCCATGGGGACAACTTGGACTGCGAGAGTAAACCGAACTTATCCCTGTTTATTTACGTTTCCGTGGTTTCTTGA
- the LOC105059691 gene encoding endochitinase: MKLWFLAILSLASILGSLAQQCGSQAGGKTCPNGLCCSQFGYCGSTSAYCGNGCQSQCSGVGGSGVASLISSSLFDQMLKHRNDAACPAKGFYTYNAFISAANSFSGFGTTGDDTTRKREIAAFLAQTSHETTGGWATAPDGPYAWGYCFKQEQGNPPDYCVQSSQWPCAPGKKYYGRGPIQISYNYNYGPAGKAIGQDLLNNPDLVATDPVVSFQTALWFWMTPQSPKPSCHDVITGRWTPSAADRAAGRVPGYGVITNIINGGIECGKGQDSSVADRIGFYKRYCDLLGVSYGDNLDCYNQRPFNQ; the protein is encoded by the exons ATGAAGCTCTGGTTCTTGGCAATACTTAGCTTGGCCTCCATACTTGGCAGCCTCGCACAGCAATGCGGTAGCCAAGCCGGGGGAAAGACATGCCCCAATGGGCTATGCTGCAGCCAATTTGGCTACTGTGGTTCCACCTCGGCTTACTGCGGCAATGGCTGCCAGAGCCAGTGCAGCGGCGTTGGTGGCTCCGGTGTTGCCTCTCTCATCAGCTCATCACTGTTCGACCAAATGCTCAAGCACCGCAACGACGCGGCCTGCCCGGCTAAAGGATTCTACACCTACAACGCTTTCATTTCTGCGGCGAATTCCTTCAGTGGCTTTGGGACAACTGGGGACGATACCACTCGCAAGAGGGAGATCGCTGCTTTCTTGGCACAGACCTCCCATGAAACAACTG GTGGGTGGGCGACTGCACCTGATGGCCCTTATGCCTGGGGCTACTGTTTTAAACAGGAGCAAGGCAATCCCCCGGATTATTGCGTCCAAAGTTCACAGTGGCCTTGTGCTCCAGGAAAGAAGTACTACGGCCGAGGACCGATACAAATCTCCTA CAACTACAACTATGGACCGGCTGGTAAAGCCATTGGCCAAGACCTGCTCAACAATCCGGACTTGGTCGCCACCGACCCTGTCGTCTCCTTCCAAACGGCGTTATGGTTCTGGATGACCCCACAATCCCCAAAACCTTCATGTCATGATGTCATCACCGGGCGGTGGACGCCATCGGCTGCCGATCGAGCGGCGGGACGTGTTCCGGGATATGGTGTCATCACCAACATCATCAACGGTGGGATCGAGTGTGGCAAGGGGCAGGACAGTAGTGTGGCAGACCGGATTGGGTTCTACAAGAGATACTGTGACCTTCTGGGAGTGAGCTATGGAGACAACTTGGACTGCTACAACCAGAGGCCTTTTAATCAATAA